One Babylonia areolata isolate BAREFJ2019XMU chromosome 20, ASM4173473v1, whole genome shotgun sequence DNA segment encodes these proteins:
- the LOC143294828 gene encoding uncharacterized protein LOC143294828, which produces MLLWVMMMVGVGVGVNAAPRTTPAPLPDAERLQKLEQVTEQLSRQLMLQQLYIEEKSRSEADSGLKQLRMRRDGVKSYNVDSFAGHSIAALHDHSGLERTPGLGELIVQLNGVEFRTRHNDYKIRMPVHNTSFHMVEDVPFPPVPPSVLRQDTVEKQTAEMQEYFKAWKDSDHSHRDYRPYFKPVLCYLEGAWTLDQHMEEPFSSDRHAIEASSWFDLQEKIRYTSTTGDRLNSQNFAYLPTTIYNITDGVPNFAQWNYRILCHPLKGEVNRSHLVPLDDLGHRMGEGMDYNRYLGSRMTRFTVDEQGGRSRRFQWNELDDWMYQIPGKDNYGAHMTDDAFGMPKLRVQDDTPINVANYHRTWRAGEHDAMGDTVGHRGFADRNLFVAESTQPRIAPTHVKHCYREHGHGHVCKEYTKRMSYAIPLEVIFLTPLNAWNPYNLQHHGKFNTPEGAIATKDGRNGGTTPEKAFNGTNSKNYALTPEKFFSGAEVASDKADTTKGTIGVLDRQGVMRRVKTSGIRTQLPNIPGVGVMRLRYPIVPVSVEGSPIWKELTAVREVLMDMDHYKKYMVRVPEGLHSYNAVPSHH; this is translated from the exons ATGTTgctgtgggtgatgatgatggtgggggtgggggtgggggtgaacgcTGCCCCCAGAACCACCCCGGCTCCCCTGCCTGATGCCGAGAGACTGCAGAAACTGGAGCAG GTGACGGAGCAGTTGTCACGCCAGCTGATGCTGCAGCAGCTGTACATTGAGGAGAAGAGTCGTTCTGAGGCGGACTCTGGGCTGAAACAG CTGCGCATGAGGAGGGACGGTGTCAAGAGCTACAACGTGGACAGCTTCGCGGGCCACTCCATCGCCGCCCTGCACGACCACAGCGGTCTGGAGAGGACCCCGGGGCTGGGGGAGCTGATCGTGCAGCTCAACGGCGTGGAGTTCCGCACCAGGCACAACGACTACAAGATCCGCATGCCCGTGCACAACACGAGCTTCCACATGGTGGAGGACGTGCCTTTCCCGCCCGTGCCCCCTTCTGTTCTGAGGCAGGACACCGTGGAGAAACAg ACCGCCGAGATGCAAGAGTACTTCAAGGCCTGGAAGGACAGCGACCACTCTCACCGCGATTACCGCCCTTACTTCAAGCCGGTGCTGTGCTATCTGGAGGGCGCCTGGACGCTGGATCAGCACATGGAGGAGCCCTTCAGCAGTGACCGCCACGCCATCGAGGCCAGCAGCTGGTTCGACCTGCAGGAGAAGATCCGCTATACATCCACCACGGGCGATCGCCTCAACTCGCAGAACTTCGCCTACTTGCCCACCACCATCTACAACATTACTGACGGGGTGCCCAACTTCGCGCAATGGAACTACCGGATCCTGTGCCACCCTCTGAAGGGAGAGGTCAACAG GTCGCACCTCGTTCCCCTGGACGACCTGGGCCACCGGATGGGAGAAGGCATGGATTACAATCGCTACCTGGGTTCCCGCATGACTCGCTTCACCGTGGACGAGCAGGGCGGCCGCAGCCGTCGCTTCCAGTGGAACGAGCTGGACGACTGGATGTACCAGATCCCCGGCAAGGACAACTACGGCGCTCACATGACGGACGACGCCTTCGGGATGCCCAAGCTCCGCGTGCAGGACGACACGCCCATAAACGTGGCCAACTACCACCGGACCTGGCGTGCTGGGGAGCACGACGCCATGGGGGACACGGTGGGACATCGGGGCTTCGCAGacag GAACCTGTTCGTGGCTGAGAGCACCCAGCCCCGGATCGCTCCCACGCACGTGAAGCACTGCTACCGGGAACACGGGCACGGCCACGTGTGCAAGGAGTACACCAAGAGGATGTCCTACGCCATCCCTCTGGAAGTCATCTTCCTGACGCCCCTCAACGCCTGGAACCCCTACAACCTCCAGCACCACGGCAA GTTCAACACTCCGGAAGGAGCCATCGCCACCAAGGACGGCCGCAACGGAGGCACGACGCCGGAGAAGGCCTTCAACGGCACCAACAGCAAGAACTACGCCCTGACGCCCGAGAAGTTCTTCTCCGGGGCTGAGGTGGCCTCGGACAAGGCGGACACCACGAAGGGCACCATCGGGGTGCTGGACCGGCAGGGCGTCATGAGGAGGGTGAAGACGTCAGGGATCCGCACCCAGCTGCCCAACATCCCAGGGGTGGGCGTGATGAGGCTGCGCTACCCGATCGTGCCGGTCAGCGTGGAAGGGTCGCCCATATGGAAGGAGCTGACGGCGGTGCGGGAGGTGCTGATGGACATGGACCATTACAAGAAGTACATGGTGAGGGTGCCCGAGGGCCTGCACTCCTACAACGCCGTGCCCAGCCACCACTGA